In the genome of Dermacentor andersoni chromosome 3, qqDerAnde1_hic_scaffold, whole genome shotgun sequence, one region contains:
- the LOC126525168 gene encoding CRISP/Allergen/PR-1-like: MKPPRFLIVALWLSSTVARSAQECRNEYKKLRPMHTACKPANKECTIKKKGTSAAERQLILKAHNDYRSTVATGKLRGFPPAANMRQLEWNEELASVAQAKAEQCTDSRGTLKHDSAEERFITEFNKTGQNLAFRRSNVAFNGTDWPTQVKAWFDGHSHYSPSNVNRFSTSSESSAGHFTQVVWATVRYVGCGYVDYTVAGVSVMPHMQLYVCNYAGAGNVLTLPVYQAGEVCSACPNDTACSQDTGLCTLSTLQRKRTEPRWVVVAKCHLVERAE; the protein is encoded by the coding sequence ATGAAGCCGCCAAGGTTTCTCATCGTCGCATTGTGGCTTTCATCGACTGTCGCAAGAAGCGCCCAGGAGTGCAGGAACGAGTACAAGAAGTTGCGGCCCATGCACACCGCCTGTAAGCCGGCCAACAAGGAGTGCACAATCAAGAAGAAGGGCACCAGCGCGGCCGAGCGCCAGCTCATACTGAAGGCCCACAACGACTACAGGAGCACGGTGGCCACTGGCAAGCTCAGGGGCTTCCCTCCAGCCGCAAACATGCGGCAGCTCGAGTGGAACGAGGAGCTGGCCTCCGTGGCGCAGGCCAAGGCCGAACAGTGCACCGACAGCCGGGGAACCCTAAAACACGACTCGGCCGAAGAGCGTTTCATCACTGAATTCAATAAGACGGGACAAAACCTGGCTTTCCGGAGGAGTAATGTTGCTTTCAACGGCACGGACTGGCCCACTCAAGTGAAGGCCTGGTTCGACGGGCACAGCCACTACTCGCCAAGCAACGTGAACAGATTCTCGACTTCCTCGGAGAGCTCGGCGGGTCATTTCACCCAAGTTGTATGGGCGACAGTGCGCTACGTGGGATGCGGCTACGTTGACTACACCGTCGCCGGCGTCTCGGTGATGCCGCACATGCAGCTGTACGTCTGCAACTACGCTGGCGCCGGCAACGTCCTGACATTGCCCGTGTACCAGGCCGGAGAAGTCTGCTCCGCTTGCCCGAACGATACTGCATGCTCGCAGGATACAGGGCTGTGCACACTTAGTACG